The DNA segment TGGTGAATATATAATTAGTAAGTCAACACCattttaataatattaattaacATCCAACTCAAAACATATAATTAAAAATTCATACCAATCTTTGTCATGTACTTTTGGGTTATCAAAACATATAATTAAAAATTCATACCAATCTTTGTCATGTACTTTTGGGTTATACGTCATTTCCATATTATATTAATGGGATCTGGAATCTTATCATTCTCTAGAAATTATTCTTTGATCTGTCTTGTTATCTGACTTGGGAACCCTTTATATGTTTCATGTTTGTAGCAAATACTAGTCTTTTTATAGGCGAAGATCATGGTTTTGAGCAGACTTAGTATCATTTTTGCGTTATATTCCTGTGCAGGTTAGAAACATAAATCTTTTGCTACGAAATGTATCCTTAAACCATGTACTTTTACATATAGTTGATGCTCATGTGTTTTTCATGCAAAAAAAATACTTGCGCCGGACTTGTTTTTTGGTCGTGTAAtgtaaaaatatatgttttcATCTAAATTATAGTCTCCCTCCATTTAAGTTTGTATTTTCCTAAAAACCgttcatattttgttttgagaTGACGATAGTTTAAGCGTCCAACTCACgtttttcttgaaaaaaaaacCTCAACCTTTTATATAGAAAAATTCTGGTTAATTTCAGTTGTCAGGGTGTGAGTGGACCCTCTAGATCCTCCCTTGGTTCCACCATTATGTTCCCACAATGTTGTTTATAAAATAAACTTCTTTGTTTGGTGCAGTTGTAGCGGCATATGATATCTTTGATCCGACCGCAAACATAACTGTTACTTGGGATGTTATTTCATGGACCCCGGATGGCTATGTAGTAAGTAAACATGTGAAAACTGTGAAGTTAGATAACGGGCCAAAACAAGTAGCTATTAGTATGAAGTTAAATGGGTTGTGTTGACCACGAAACATTTTTTGTTCCAAATGTTTTATGCAGTAAAACTACACTTTAGGCGACTTTTGACCCAAATATTATTTCCTTTATCGGTAGCTTTTATGATTTTACATCTTTGACCCATTATAAACAAAAAATATAGCCCATAAGTTGTGATGAATTGAAGGTTTCTTAATATAAGCTATTTGCAGGCTGTGGTGAAGATGAACAACTACCAAATGTATCGCCAAATCACGAGCCCTGGATGGACCTTAGGATGGACATGGGCTAAAAAAGAAGTAATCTGGTCTATTGTGGGAGCTCAAGCAACTGATCAGGGAGACTGCAAGGAGTTCCCTAGTGATATTCCTCACTCTTGTGATAAGAATCCAAGAATCATTGACATGCAGCCTGGAGTACCATACATCCAACAATTTCAAAATTGTTGCAAGGGTGGTATCTTAAGTTCAATGGGCCAAGATCCTGCGGATTCAATCGCGGCGTTTCAGTTGAGTGTTGGGAACTCGGGGAATACGTATAGTACAGTTAGCCCACCAGGGAATTTCTCCCTGTTGGGCCCGGCTCAAGGCTACACCTGTAGCCCTGTGTCGCTCGTGCCATCTTCGGTTTCTTTAACATCTGGTGGACATAGAAAGACCCGAGCTTTGAGTAAGTTTCATGATTCCATCAGGCATAATTTTGCCTTGAGGTGGCAAGATAGACGGGTTGAGTAAAAGACCAAAATGTGTTTACGTTGAAACAAGTCATTGTTTAAAATGAGTCAAAATGCGGGTTGTCTTTTCATCCAATGTTTATAAGGGAAAATCATCGGAATAGTCATTTTTATCTTTTTACCAATCAAAACTACAAAATGGCATTTGACTTTTTTTAAATATCATTTGACTTTTTagttttcattaaaaaaaattcCAACCAACCAGATGTTGCTACCTGGCTTATATAAAAGTTGTTTTTCAATTAtgctatttatttattttgatattAGAggtaacttaaaaaaaataataaaattaacatttttgttttttagtttttttttctaaatatcgTTTAATCCATTTTTTTAAATCATTACTCGAAAATAGATATATGTTATCTTTTTCCCTTTTACCTTTTATATTTGTTTCGCTAGATTGAAATTTGTTCCGCCAAAACACAAATGTCAAGCTCTGGTTAATCGGTTAATTTAAAATGTCAAGACCACTTTGTCAGTTTGAGTGTTTAATGGTAATTCTCGTGATTTTCCCTTTAAATAATACATGTGTTATTTATAATGACAACAACAATATTTATCATTAAAACAATGATCTAACAAATCTTTGAACAAAATAATTTACTAGGTTGTATGCGTTAATAATAGACTGAACATCCTGAACTCGTTCGACTCATTCAACCCATTAGTCATAGCCCAAATCGACACGTTCACACCACCTCTTGTCTTCTCCTCTCTAAGACCGCTTCCTGATTTATAACCATTGATTTGCAGTGACATGGCAATTGGTGTGCACTTACTCGCAGTTGCGGGCCTCAAAAACTCCAACATGCTGCGTCTCCATGTCATCTTTCTACAACAGTGAGATTACGCCATGTCCTTCATGCGCTTGTGGCTGTATGAACAATGAAGCATGTGTTAAGTAAGCCTTTTGCAGCCTGATTTGAAGTTTATGCAAATATGATATATTGTCGAAAATCTTGATCataattgttaaaaaaaaaaatattgtaatACAGAACACAATCAACTATATCACGAATAGAAGGTGATGTTCCCATGAAGCAATGCACTCAACACATGTGCCCAATTCGGGTTCATTGGCATGTCAAAAAGAACTACAACGCGTATTGGCGTGTGAGGATCGCCATCACTAACTTCGGCTACAATGTAAACTACACCAAATGGACACTTGTTGCTCAACATCCAAATCTAAACAATATTGCTGAAGTTAACAGCTTTATCTACAAGCCTCTTCATGTTTATGGATCCATAAGTAAGTTTGAAAAGAATTGTTTTTATTTCTACATGGTCTAGAAAAATCATTAGCATTTCTAGGAGTCCGCTAGTCAAAGGAGCAGACTCGTCTTTTTTTAGTTTTGTCATATCAGCGTATTTGGGGAGTTCGCTTGTCACGTGAACATCTAGTGTCAGATTTTTTTAGAGTCCACTACCTTGGGTAGCGAACTCCCTAGAAAACATAACGCTTACAAAAACCTCCTAGAATTCTAGAAACACTTATCAATTTACTAAAGACACCTAGAacttaaaaaaaatctttttaaaaactAATGTGAAAACACTTAAAATACCAGTTTTCGCATCCCATTTTTAAACCGAGTTGTGTCAAATGCAGATGACACAGGTATGTTTTATGGTGTAGAGAAGCTCAAGAACGACGTTGTACTAGAAGCTGGTTCAAACGGAAGTGTGTATAGCGAGATGATTCTTAAGAAAGATCGAAACATATTCACATTAAATGATGGTTGGGCGTTCCCTCGAAAAGTTTACTTCAATGGTGATGAGTGCATAATGCCATTGCCTGTTTCTTACCCGTCTCTTCCAAATTCCGTTATTCGTGCTTCAAATATAGGGCAACTGGTCATCATTCAAGTTGTAGTTGCAATTCTTTATCAGTCTCTATGAACTAGACCTGATTAGATATATGGTTTAGATATGTATCAGTTTTCTAAATATATTATTGTTAGCAAGAATCAGAAGTGAGCTACATCACTCGTGGTGCTAACATGTTGTGAAAGAATGTAACTCTCTTGCCTTCTTCTCATTCATTCACATCAATATATAAAGATTACAATCAATCTCCTATTTTGGAGAGAATATTACATAATACTATCACAAATACTGTTTCCTATTATACATTgtctattacacccccgcagtcgaagccAGAGGAGGGCGAATGCTGAGACTGGAGCGGAAATCATCAAATAAGACTTTAGGCAGACCCTTGGTAAATATGTCAGCCACTTGAAAACGCGTAGGAACGTGAAGAATACGAACTGTACCGCGTTGAACTAGCTCCCGAACAAAGTGAATATCCAGTTCAATGTGCTTCGTACGTTGATGTTGAACAGGATTACCGGATAAGTAAATTGCACTGATATTGTCACAGTACACAAGGCTAGCTGTGGTGACAGGTCGATGTAGCTCTAAGAGAAGGTTGCGAAGCCAACAAATCTCAGCAACGACATTGGCAACGCCCCTGTATTCGGCTTCAGCACTAGATCTAGAAATAACGGATTGGCGTTTAGACGACCAGGAAACAATATTTGGCCCTAAATAGACACAGTAGCCGGAAGTGGAGCGTCTCGTATCCGGACAACCGGCCCAATCGGCATCGGTATATGCACGTAAAGAGAAGTCCGCTGAGGTACCAATGGTGAGACCGTGAGAGGAGGTACCTTGTAGATATCGGATAATGCGTTTGAGAGCATTCCAGTGGTCGACTTTTGGTGCGTGCATATACATGCAGACTTGTTGTACAGCGTAACAAATATCGGGTCGCGTGAATGTTAAATATTGTAGGGCGCCCGCGAGACTACGATACAACGTCGGATCCTCAAAATCAGCGCCCGAATTTGAGCCAAGTTTCGGCTTAGTGTCGACTGGGGTTGCAACAGGTTTACATGTAGACATGCCGGCTCGATCAATGATCTCCTTTGCGTAAACCTGTTGAGAAAGGAACATGGTGTTACCTTGCCGTCGAACTTGGATGCCCAAAAAATGACTGAGTTGCCCGAGGTCTTTCATCGCAAATTCAGCAGAGAGACGAGACATAAGGTGCATGCGAAGAGAGTCGGTCGATGCTGTAAGaatgatgtcatcaacgtaaattaGCAAGTAGGCTGTAGTTCCATTGTGGCGATACGTGAACAGAGAATTGTCACACTTGCTTTGTTGAAATCCCAAGGAAAGAACAAAATCGGTAAAGCGTTGGTACCATGCACGAGGGGCCTGTTTCAAGCCGTAAAGCGACTTCTTTAATAAGCACACATGATCGGGATATTGTTGATGACGAAACCCCATAGGTTGGTACATGTAGACCGTCTCATTAAGGTTACCATGAAGAAACGCGTTGGTAACATCAAGTTGATGAATGGGCCACGATTGTGACAAGGCAAGTGACAAAACAGTGCGTATGGTAGTGGGTTTCACCACAGGACTAAATGTTTCACCACAGTCCACCCCAAGTTGTTGATTACTACCATCGCAAACAAGGCGTGCTTTGTATCGTTCCAATGTACCATCTGACCGAAATTTGTGGCGAAATAGCCACATGCTACGTAACACATGCATATTAGGCTCCCTCGGAACTAGAACCCACGTCTTGTTTTTAATAAGAGCATTAAATTCGGTGTTCATGGCGTTATGCCATTCCGTGTTGGACAAGGCGTCCTTTGGGTTTTTAGGTATAGGAATGATGGGCGAGGAATGAAggttaaatatatttttcggtTTAACGATTCCATCCATTGAACGGGTGCGGATGGTTCGGGTGGGAGGGGGGGAGGGGGCGAAGGTGAAGTGTGATTGGGTTGTAAGGTAGGGGAAGGTGTTGGGTTAGAGGCTGGCGTGGATGGGGAGTGGGCAGCCGAGGAATATGGGCCAAGGGAGGTAGGTGTTGGGCTGGAGTGGATCACATGTGGGCTTTGAGTGGAATTAGGTGGGGGGCTGTGAGGAGTGGGGGATGATGGGCCAGTATGTAAGTGGGGCGGTGGGGAGTTGGGCGGAGGGCTGTTAGGTGCGGTAATTGGGCTATCGGAGGTTGTAGTGGGTGGGCCGAATAAATGAGGTGGGGAGTGGGTGGAGGTTGCGAGATGGATAGGGGAAGGGGTGGAAGTAGGGGTGGTAGCAGTAGTGGGTGGGCTAGGGCCGAGAGGAGGGAAAGGTAGAGGGTGAAAGTTATCGGTAAGGAAGTCATAAGGGTGAAGAGAGGGTTTTGGATTATTAGCAAAGGGGAAAGTAGTTTCGTCAAAGATGACGTGACGGTTAATGATAATTTTTCGTGTTTCGAGGTCAAGACATTTGTATCCCCGATGGTTGGTAGGATAACCAAGGAAGACGCAAGGCATGGATCTATATTGGAGTTTGTGAATAGTGGTATGAGGAACGAGAGGGTAGCATAGGCAACCAAAAACACGGAGATGCGAGTACAAGGGAATTCGTTGGTATAGTTTTTGGGTAGGAGAAATGTTATGAAGAAGTTTGCTGGGTAAGATATTTTGGAGGTAGGTGGCAACCTCCAAAGCATGAGGCCAATATGTGTTTGGTAAAGAGGAATGGGCCAAGAGTGTGCGGATGATATTATTGGTGGACCGTATCTTGCGTTCGGCCTTTCCGTTTTGGGAAGAGGTGTATGGGCAGGAGAATCGGAAAATCATGCCATGTTGATTACAAAATTGtttaaacaaaaaattattaTATTCGGTGCCGTTATCACATTGAAACTGTTTGATCTTACGTTCAAATTGTGTATGAATCATGTTTGAGAAGGTGGTGAAGATAGAGAAAACTTGGGATTTGTTTGTAAGAGGGTAAGTCCATAGAAAATTGGAATAATCATCAAGAAAAAGAACGTAATAACGGTGACCCCCCGTACTAAGTATCAGGGAGGTCCAAAGGTCGCTATGAATGATATCAAATGGCAATTTTGTAACATTAGTTGAATCAATAAAAGGTAGTTTAATATGTTTACCAAACACACAAGATTGACAAACATTATTTTTCAATTGTCCACAATTAATAAAACTAGAATGTTTAAGGGAATGCAATAAAGACGATCCCGGATGACCGAGACGTTGATGCCATGTGTCTGGAGAAATGGCAGTGAGAGCGGTGGGAGAAGTAAGCTTGATGACTTGAGAAGGATCAAAGGTGTAGAGATCTCCTGAGCTATTGCATCGTAGGATAGGAGTCCGAGTCTTGAGATCCTTCACCAAAAAACCATACGGGTCAAATTCAATAGATAAGTTATTGTCGGTAGTAAAACGACGAACAGAAAGTAGGTTTTTAATTAGAGAGGGTGCGTAAAGGACTTGGTTTAGTTTAAAAGGTGGGAGGGGAGGGGGGAGGGTAAGGTCGCCTTGTCCGTACACGGGAATGGTTTGACCATTTCCCACAATAATGTTTCGAATCATGCTATTATTAAATGAAGACGAGAGTTTAGAGTTAGAAGTCATGTGACCTGTGGCACCCGTATCCATAGCCCAAGATGGATCATTGGGAGACATAGCATACATAGCTTGATTGATATCGGTGGGCATGTGAGTGGCGGCAAAAGACTGAGCCGGGCGAGGGCCTAAGATTCCTGCTGATGGGTTGTTCGGTTTAGTTGGGTATGGGCAGGGAGGTAAAGAGGCCCAACTGTtccattgttgtgattgttgtggCTGATTGCCACTATTATTTGGGCCGGCCCAAGGAGCAAAGAAGGGCCACGGGTAAAAACCACCAACAGGCATTGAGTTCTGTCCGCCATAACCAAACGAGGAGGACCCGCTCCCACGGCCGCCGTTACCCCGACCGTTGTTCCAGCCGCCATTCCGACCACGACCGCGGCCACGTCCGCGGCCCCGACCGCGTCCCCGTTCGGAGACATCCGTACGTTGTTCTTTGTTCTCGGGCTTGTCTCGTGATTCGACAGTGGCGTGGAGAGCCGTTCCAGCCGACTGCGCTGCATGGCGAACCTGATTGAGCTTGCGTGATTCAGCCATGCATAGCCGGGAACGCGTATCGTAAAAATCGGGTAGGGGTTTCATCTGTTGGATAACTGATGCTGTGTTCTCATATTGGTCATTCAAGCCGGTAAGCAGTTGCAAAACAAGCTGTTCGTCAGTGATCGGGGAGCCAAGATTCGTCagttggtcaaaaattaccttgAGTGCTTGACAGTAAGCAGACATGTTCGGGAATTGATCAAGATGAGTGTTGGCAAACTTGTTGTTCAGGTCGATGGTACGGGTGGCTTTATTGTCCTGAAATATGTTGGCGATGGTGGTCCAAGCATCGTAGGCGGTGGTGTCGGGTTTGAGGACGGTGTGGAGGAGGTCGGTGGAAATAGTGCTATAAATCCACTGTAGCACAATAGAATCCAGCCGTTCCCATGTTTCAGTCGTGGCCGATTTCTCCGTTTCTTTGCCGGTGGTAGATGAAGAAGAGGTTGCTGTTTCCTGTTTAGGTTGTAAGTGATCGAACACTAGGTGAGCCTTGCACTGAATTTTGAACATCTCAGACCACGTGGTATAGTGGCCTGTTTCGATGTCAAGAGTAATCGGGATGAGGGTTTTAATGGAGGTAACTGTGACCGCCGGATGTGGGGAAGACGAAGACATGATGAACAAGAAGAAGGGTGGCGCAGGGAAAGAGGTGGGAGAGAAAGGACAGGATCGGCTAGGGTTTATGAGAGGTTTGATACCA comes from the Helianthus annuus cultivar XRQ/B chromosome 4, HanXRQr2.0-SUNRISE, whole genome shotgun sequence genome and includes:
- the LOC110934757 gene encoding COBRA-like protein 4; this encodes MNNYQMYRQITSPGWTLGWTWAKKEVIWSIVGAQATDQGDCKEFPSDIPHSCDKNPRIIDMQPGVPYIQQFQNCCKGGILSSMGQDPADSIAAFQLSVGNSGNTYSTVSPPGNFSLLGPAQGYTCSPVSLVPSSVSLTSGGHRKTRALMTWQLVCTYSQLRASKTPTCCVSMSSFYNSEITPCPSCACGCMNNEACVKTQSTISRIEGDVPMKQCTQHMCPIRVHWHVKKNYNAYWRVRIAITNFGYNVNYTKWTLVAQHPNLNNIAEVNSFIYKPLHVYGSINDTGMFYGVEKLKNDVVLEAGSNGSVYSEMILKKDRNIFTLNDGWAFPRKVYFNGDECIMPLPVSYPSLPNSVIRASNIGQLVIIQVVVAILYQSL